The following proteins are encoded in a genomic region of Bernardetia sp. MNP-M8:
- a CDS encoding MBL fold metallo-hydrolase: MNYFKILFLFVISILNISCSEAKVQTEITKQNKSNKIVQSDFSQKKITDNLYVLKAPSYNTNVGVFIGVKELLLIDPMTGMNNQKDLLKAIRELSDKPIKYVLNTHSHQDHSGANSFFMELGATIISQENSKYSKAVYDVTFKNTYTVKMESETVELYHVKAHTFDDVLIYFKNNNTVFMGDTYMTNSFPHFYYGGGSKGHLDIIDKALSLGDESTTIVAAHGKLSSNKKELSVYKSNSIKWINRIKELNDAGKTSEQIANDKQIKELSLVFNDGNNISTQRLSQTIKKTVSVNLVANTIIPVTTLRSYEGSYQYENGQIDEVIYQEGKLFLRSEGNYIYEIVSLSETNFHLKGQTLNQSLIFDNVHKQFIFFNGKEELVANKK, translated from the coding sequence ATGAATTATTTTAAAATCCTTTTTTTATTTGTTATTTCAATTCTAAATATTTCTTGTTCAGAAGCAAAAGTCCAAACTGAAATAACAAAACAAAATAAAAGTAACAAAATAGTACAATCAGATTTTAGTCAAAAAAAAATAACAGATAATCTATATGTTTTAAAAGCACCTAGCTATAATACTAATGTAGGTGTATTTATTGGTGTAAAGGAATTACTTTTGATAGATCCAATGACAGGAATGAATAATCAAAAAGATTTACTCAAAGCAATAAGAGAACTTTCTGACAAACCCATCAAGTATGTATTGAACACGCATAGCCATCAAGACCATAGTGGAGCAAATTCTTTTTTTATGGAACTGGGGGCAACAATTATTTCCCAAGAAAATAGTAAATATTCGAAAGCAGTTTATGATGTTACTTTTAAGAATACTTATACAGTAAAAATGGAAAGTGAAACAGTAGAATTATATCATGTTAAAGCACATACTTTTGATGATGTTTTGATTTACTTTAAGAACAATAATACAGTATTTATGGGAGATACTTATATGACTAATTCTTTCCCACATTTTTATTATGGTGGTGGAAGCAAGGGGCATTTAGATATTATTGATAAAGCATTATCTTTAGGAGATGAAAGTACCACTATAGTTGCTGCCCACGGTAAATTATCATCTAATAAAAAAGAACTTAGTGTTTATAAAAGTAATTCTATAAAATGGATTAATAGAATAAAAGAACTTAATGATGCAGGTAAAACTTCTGAGCAGATTGCTAATGATAAACAAATCAAAGAACTAAGTTTGGTTTTTAATGATGGAAATAATATATCAACTCAGCGATTATCACAAACAATTAAGAAAACAGTTTCTGTCAATTTAGTTGCTAATACTATTATTCCTGTAACCACTCTTAGAAGTTATGAAGGTAGCTATCAGTATGAAAATGGTCAAATAGATGAAGTTATATATCAAGAAGGTAAATTGTTTTTACGAAGCGAAGGCAATTATATATATGAGATTGTATCTCTTTCAGAAACAAATTTTCACTTGAAAGGACAAACGCTTAATCAATCCCTAATTTTTGATAATGTTCACAAACAATTTATATTTTTTAATGGAAAGGAAGAGCTAGTAGCAAATAAAAAATAA
- a CDS encoding nucleoside 2-deoxyribosyltransferase domain-containing protein, with the protein MQHEPIRTLFSRNHDTIFPKLGVFLAGATPSEENLKTGWRRKVIQKLLEDKRLNPSMIVVSPEPETGKWADIDNKNPKTELEAVRDKQITWELQYLQLCDITAFWLPAYWTKEKSGIFDANIAPTSRLEFGYFLQEYVKNPIKRKFIVGSPEDADSIKWAKKIADIHGIKWHFLKTEDKSRLVADSFVEEIATALIGGKWEY; encoded by the coding sequence ATGCAACACGAACCTATCCGAACTTTATTTTCAAGAAATCATGATACTATTTTTCCCAAACTAGGTGTTTTTTTGGCTGGTGCAACGCCTTCTGAAGAAAATTTAAAAACAGGTTGGAGAAGAAAAGTAATCCAAAAACTTCTAGAAGACAAACGACTAAACCCAAGTATGATTGTCGTTTCACCTGAGCCCGAAACAGGAAAATGGGCAGATATTGATAATAAAAACCCTAAAACAGAACTAGAAGCTGTCAGAGACAAACAAATAACATGGGAACTTCAATATTTACAACTCTGTGATATTACAGCTTTTTGGTTACCTGCTTATTGGACAAAAGAAAAATCAGGAATTTTTGATGCCAATATTGCGCCTACAAGTCGTTTAGAATTTGGATATTTTTTGCAAGAATATGTCAAAAACCCTATCAAAAGAAAATTTATTGTAGGAAGTCCAGAAGATGCAGATAGTATAAAATGGGCAAAAAAAATAGCTGATATTCACGGAATAAAATGGCACTTTTTAAAAACAGAAGACAAAAGTAGGCTTGTTGCTGATTCTTTTGTTGAAGAAATTGCTACTGCGCTGATTGGTGGAAAGTGGGAGTATTAG
- a CDS encoding DUF4129 domain-containing protein, translating to MKTTFKKAIFYLLIAITFSVGLHSSISYAQDKTTQQETEIKEFDNKKWNELRDGIKYAKEIEEKKEEYKEPASKWPELDWSFLAGLKYVLIGLVVALLALALVWFFTKGVLFGNKKTKLEEEQAAFLTEENLEKVEFGYLEQALEKALLQRNFRMAIRIHYLWLLKVLYEKELINWKKDKTNHAYISELSNKASQESATSFRKLTLWYEKAWYGESKIDEKDFSMVETYFINFRKSHQDKAA from the coding sequence ATGAAGACTACTTTTAAAAAAGCTATTTTTTATTTGCTGATTGCAATCACTTTTTCAGTTGGTTTGCATTCTTCTATTTCGTATGCTCAAGATAAAACTACACAGCAAGAAACAGAAATAAAAGAGTTTGATAACAAAAAATGGAATGAGTTAAGAGATGGAATCAAATATGCCAAAGAAATAGAGGAGAAAAAGGAAGAATATAAAGAACCTGCCTCTAAATGGCCTGAATTAGATTGGAGTTTTTTGGCAGGCTTAAAGTATGTACTTATTGGTTTGGTTGTGGCTTTGTTGGCTTTAGCTTTAGTTTGGTTTTTTACAAAAGGAGTTTTGTTTGGGAATAAGAAAACAAAGTTAGAAGAAGAACAAGCTGCATTTTTGACAGAAGAAAACCTAGAAAAAGTAGAGTTTGGTTATTTAGAACAAGCCTTAGAAAAAGCATTATTACAACGCAATTTCCGTATGGCAATCCGTATTCATTATTTATGGCTTTTAAAAGTCTTATATGAAAAGGAACTTATCAATTGGAAAAAAGACAAAACTAATCATGCTTATATTTCAGAATTGTCCAATAAAGCATCACAAGAATCAGCTACAAGTTTTAGAAAGCTAACTCTTTGGTATGAAAAAGCATGGTATGGAGAATCTAAAATTGATGAAAAAGATTTTAGTATGGTAGAGACTTATTTTATTAATTTTAGAAAATCGCATCAAGATAAAGCTGCATAA
- a CDS encoding Crp/Fnr family transcriptional regulator: MNSIILEEVLQTIDKQYSVLSKECKIDISDVSKLVVLEKQQLLISEGELENNIYFIIKGCARAFYLKDGKDITDWFAFENDFLCSINSFFLSIPSPHFIETLEPSILLRISKSDTEKLSQNHHSFETLAKNVVIKTMLQLQERIVGIQFETAQQKYENLLKILPSITQRVALTHIASYLGITLETLSRIRNPRNTN, from the coding sequence ATGAATAGTATTATTTTAGAAGAAGTTCTCCAAACAATTGATAAACAATATTCAGTTCTTTCAAAGGAATGTAAAATTGATATATCTGATGTTTCGAAACTAGTAGTGCTTGAAAAACAGCAATTATTAATTAGTGAAGGAGAGTTAGAAAATAATATATATTTTATTATAAAGGGCTGTGCTAGAGCTTTTTATTTAAAAGATGGTAAAGATATTACAGATTGGTTTGCCTTCGAAAATGATTTCTTATGCTCTATTAATAGTTTCTTTTTATCTATTCCAAGTCCTCATTTTATAGAAACATTAGAGCCAAGTATTTTACTTCGAATTTCTAAATCTGATACAGAAAAATTATCTCAAAATCATCATAGTTTCGAAACACTAGCCAAAAATGTTGTTATCAAAACCATGTTGCAGTTACAAGAAAGAATTGTAGGTATTCAATTTGAAACAGCACAACAGAAATACGAAAATTTATTGAAAATCTTACCCTCTATTACACAAAGAGTTGCCCTAACTCACATTGCTTCCTACTTAGGAATTACTTTAGAAACACTTAGTCGAATTCGGAATCCTAGAAATACGAATTAA